Proteins found in one Methylobacter sp. S3L5C genomic segment:
- a CDS encoding efflux RND transporter permease subunit encodes MNLAEWSIRKSLITWVMTILFLVVGWSSYQQLSRLEDPEFTIKDAVITTPYPGASAAEVEEEVTNLIEKAAQQMGQLKRVESRSSRGLSWVKVSMQDKYDKNSLPQVWDELRRKINDAQRFLPPGAGPSLVNDDFGDVYGIFLAITGEGYSYKEIYEYAKLLQRELLKASDVKRIVLYGDQKEAVYVEMRREKMAQLGISPQDIYSALKSKNIATSAGNLLLGEEYIPISPTGEFKSEQDFGDLLIRSSNAKSDSLIYLRDVAEIKRGYQDPPVTLLRYDGKTAIGLAISTIQGGNVMVMSDSLDQRFKELETLRPIGMELNIISHQAQSVKTSLTGFLINLAEAVAIVVGVLLLFMGLRSGLILGVVLMVTIMGTFIFMQINHITLERISLGALIIALGMLVDCAIVVTDGMRMQMAQGKSGFDAAKDIVGQTALPMLGGTIVAITAFAAIGTSQDSTGEYCRTLFSVILYSLTLSWLTAVTCTPLLCATFLKVTPGKADNTNNDPYGKGFYRLYSHFLAGCIRFRWVVVAVAIALFISALLGFGYIKNSFFPDSTRPQFYVDIWFPEGTDIRETQRQFKIAEATLKKHEGVTHLTSTIGGNQVRFLLTYTPESNYPSYGQILVDVDDYTRIKTLAPEVQKELEGLFPGAISNMRLFVLGPSTGGKIQLRIYGPDAEQLRILNNKAETILLNDPNARAVRNEWREKIKVVRPQMAETQARRAGIDRPELAQALESAFQGTKVGIYRERDELIPVLARAPTTERTDLDSLDGIQIWSPAAQSMIPMGQIVSGFTTEFEDAYVWRNDRRKMIRLHADPRQGLASELFAQVKAKIEQALNVDVAGVLGHELGDTPFDAKTLKVQDNDLWPLKDKPGYYMAWGGEAEDSARANASLASSIPMFFGIMVLIVLVLFNSIKKMLVIWLTVPLALIGVTVGLLVFKQPFGFMALLGLMSLSGMAIKASIVLVDEIGVQIGQGKTPYQAVLSAGVSRLIPVTMSSGTTMLGMIPLFTDAFFISMAVTIVFGLGFATLLILIVVPVLYSLFFNIHEDDKNLDVAQPQTGSVE; translated from the coding sequence ATGAATTTAGCGGAATGGAGTATACGCAAGAGTCTTATCACCTGGGTGATGACGATACTTTTTTTGGTGGTTGGCTGGAGTTCATATCAGCAGTTGAGCCGCCTTGAAGATCCCGAGTTTACGATCAAGGATGCGGTTATTACCACCCCTTATCCTGGTGCTTCTGCAGCGGAGGTGGAAGAGGAGGTTACCAATCTCATCGAGAAAGCCGCCCAACAAATGGGCCAGCTTAAACGTGTGGAGTCGCGGTCATCACGAGGCTTGTCATGGGTAAAAGTGTCCATGCAGGACAAGTATGATAAAAATAGTCTGCCTCAGGTTTGGGACGAGTTACGCCGAAAAATTAACGATGCTCAACGCTTTCTTCCTCCCGGCGCAGGGCCGTCGTTGGTCAATGATGACTTCGGTGATGTTTATGGTATTTTTCTGGCAATCACCGGTGAGGGTTATAGTTACAAGGAAATTTACGAGTATGCCAAGTTATTGCAGCGTGAATTGTTAAAAGCCAGCGATGTTAAACGCATAGTCCTGTACGGTGACCAAAAAGAAGCCGTTTATGTCGAGATGCGCCGCGAAAAAATGGCTCAACTGGGCATTTCGCCACAAGATATTTATAGCGCCTTAAAATCCAAAAACATTGCCACCAGTGCCGGCAATTTATTGTTAGGCGAGGAATACATTCCAATTAGCCCGACCGGCGAATTTAAATCAGAGCAGGACTTTGGTGATTTGCTTATCAGAAGTTCCAACGCAAAATCAGATAGCTTGATTTATCTGCGTGATGTAGCGGAAATTAAACGCGGTTATCAAGATCCACCAGTAACTTTGCTACGTTATGATGGCAAAACTGCTATCGGTCTGGCGATTTCAACCATACAGGGTGGCAATGTCATGGTCATGTCCGATTCCTTGGATCAGCGCTTTAAGGAGCTGGAAACGCTGCGGCCTATAGGCATGGAATTAAATATCATCTCCCATCAGGCTCAGTCGGTGAAAACTTCGCTAACGGGGTTTTTGATAAACCTTGCCGAAGCGGTAGCCATTGTCGTCGGTGTGTTGCTGTTGTTCATGGGCTTGCGTTCCGGATTGATTTTAGGCGTGGTACTTATGGTGACCATCATGGGTACTTTTATTTTTATGCAGATTAATCACATCACCTTGGAGCGTATTTCTCTGGGTGCCTTGATCATTGCTTTAGGCATGCTGGTGGATTGTGCCATTGTGGTCACTGACGGTATGCGTATGCAAATGGCGCAAGGTAAATCCGGCTTTGATGCCGCCAAAGATATCGTTGGACAAACGGCACTGCCGATGCTGGGTGGCACCATAGTCGCGATTACTGCCTTCGCGGCTATCGGCACCTCTCAAGATTCGACCGGTGAATATTGCCGCACCCTGTTCAGTGTTATTTTATATTCACTGACGTTGAGTTGGTTGACGGCAGTAACGTGTACGCCCTTGCTGTGCGCGACTTTTCTCAAGGTAACCCCCGGTAAGGCCGATAACACCAATAACGATCCTTACGGCAAGGGCTTTTACCGCTTGTACAGTCACTTTCTGGCCGGCTGCATACGTTTTCGCTGGGTGGTGGTGGCTGTTGCCATCGCGTTGTTTATCTCGGCACTACTGGGTTTTGGTTATATCAAAAACAGTTTTTTTCCCGACTCGACCCGGCCACAGTTTTATGTGGACATCTGGTTTCCCGAGGGGACTGATATCAGGGAAACCCAGCGCCAATTCAAGATTGCCGAAGCTACACTCAAAAAGCACGAAGGCGTCACGCATTTAACCAGTACCATCGGCGGCAATCAGGTGCGCTTTTTGTTGACGTATACCCCGGAAAGCAATTATCCCAGTTACGGTCAGATTCTGGTGGATGTGGATGATTACACGCGCATCAAGACTCTGGCACCCGAGGTACAAAAAGAACTTGAAGGACTGTTTCCAGGCGCTATCAGCAATATGCGCCTGTTTGTGCTGGGGCCTTCTACCGGAGGCAAGATTCAATTACGTATTTATGGGCCGGATGCTGAACAACTGAGGATTTTAAATAATAAGGCCGAAACAATTTTATTAAACGATCCCAATGCTCGGGCGGTGCGCAATGAGTGGCGCGAAAAAATCAAGGTCGTTCGACCACAGATGGCAGAAACCCAAGCTCGCAGGGCAGGTATTGACAGGCCCGAACTGGCACAAGCACTGGAATCTGCTTTTCAGGGTACCAAAGTGGGTATTTACCGGGAGCGGGATGAGCTGATTCCTGTTCTGGCGCGCGCGCCGACCACAGAGCGGACGGATCTCGATAGTCTTGACGGTATACAGATATGGAGTCCTGCCGCTCAGTCGATGATCCCGATGGGGCAAATTGTCTCCGGTTTTACTACCGAATTTGAAGACGCCTATGTTTGGCGTAATGATCGACGTAAAATGATTCGCCTTCATGCCGATCCCAGGCAAGGTTTGGCCAGCGAATTATTTGCCCAAGTCAAGGCGAAGATTGAACAAGCTCTTAATGTTGATGTCGCCGGGGTGCTGGGTCATGAGTTGGGTGATACACCTTTCGATGCCAAAACCTTAAAAGTACAGGATAACGATCTGTGGCCGCTTAAAGACAAACCTGGATACTATATGGCCTGGGGCGGCGAGGCAGAAGATTCGGCACGCGCCAATGCCAGTCTGGCAAGCTCCATCCCTATGTTCTTTGGCATCATGGTCTTAATCGTTCTGGTGCTGTTTAATTCCATCAAGAAAATGCTGGTGATCTGGTTGACCGTACCGTTGGCCTTGATTGGCGTCACCGTCGGCTTGCTGGTTTTTAAGCAACCGTTTGGTTTCATGGCATTGCTCGGCTTGATGAGTCTTTCCGGTATGGCCATTAAAGCCTCAATTGTGCTGGTTGATGAAATTGGTGTACAGATTGGCCAAGGCAAAACGCCCTATCAGGCGGTGCTTAGTGCCGGAGTAAGTCGTTTGATTCCGGTTACGATGTCGTCAGGGACAACGATGCTGGGGATGATACCGTTGTTTACGGATGCCTTTTTCATTTCCATGGCAGTGACCATCGTGTTTGGGCTGGGCTTTGCCACGTTATTGATTCTTATCGTGGTGCCGGTACTTTATAGTCTGTTTTTTAACATTCATGAGGATGATAAAAACCTCGATGTAGCGCAACCACAAACCGGCTCGGTGGAGTAG
- a CDS encoding efflux transporter outer membrane subunit, translated as MAINNNKCYSLVTMMTAAMLGSSCSLVGPDYVKPESAVEAKWINQSSPEISRRTAELATWWKVFNDPVLDRLIAEARLQNLNLQVAGTRILEARAQLGIVTSKEYPQLQQMNGDLSKQQISAFAPNTSSLIDRSYSSTGIGFDMGWELDLWGKFRRGVESSVANLEASVAGYDDVLVSLTAEVARTYVLVRTSQTRIQVACDNVKIQERTLEIAKALFSGGLINELDYLQAESLLSNTRASIPPLEAELRQAKNALSVLLGRTPGTIDSYLTDNKPIPVAPVQVAIGVPAELLRRRPDIRLAERQLATQSALIGVAKADLYPHFSLLGSISLRASDAALTYASMGGSTLGQLFNAKSFQYFIGPSISWDIFNYGRITNQVRVEDARFQSLVGVYRNTVLNAAKEAEDSTAGFLNAQQQRDQLQLSYAAAKRSTDLSLYQYSEGLVDYQRVLDSQRTLATSQSALASTTGNIAINLIALYKAVGGGWETRTEQDFVPEAIKKTMAERSNWGSLMQPKQLDLSEQDKRKQWRFPDW; from the coding sequence ATGGCTATTAATAACAACAAATGCTACTCTCTGGTAACCATGATGACGGCAGCCATGCTCGGTAGTAGTTGTAGCCTGGTTGGCCCTGATTATGTCAAACCGGAAAGCGCTGTCGAAGCCAAATGGATTAATCAGTCATCTCCGGAAATTAGCCGGCGTACCGCTGAATTAGCAACGTGGTGGAAAGTATTTAATGATCCGGTGCTGGACCGGTTAATCGCCGAGGCCCGATTACAGAATCTAAATCTTCAGGTTGCCGGTACCCGCATACTTGAAGCACGCGCCCAACTTGGTATTGTCACCAGTAAGGAATATCCGCAGCTTCAGCAAATGAACGGCGATTTAAGCAAACAACAGATCAGTGCTTTTGCCCCCAATACCAGCTCCCTGATAGATCGCTCTTACTCCAGTACCGGTATCGGCTTTGACATGGGCTGGGAACTTGATCTCTGGGGGAAATTCAGACGCGGCGTGGAGTCGAGTGTGGCAAATTTGGAAGCTTCCGTTGCCGGTTACGATGATGTCCTGGTATCACTGACTGCCGAAGTCGCGCGTACTTATGTACTGGTTCGCACCAGTCAAACACGGATACAGGTTGCTTGTGATAACGTCAAAATTCAGGAACGCACTTTAGAGATAGCCAAGGCACTTTTTTCTGGCGGCCTTATTAATGAACTGGATTATTTGCAGGCAGAAAGCTTATTGAGTAATACGCGTGCCTCGATTCCACCGTTGGAAGCCGAATTACGACAAGCGAAGAATGCTTTAAGTGTGCTTTTAGGCCGAACTCCAGGAACGATTGACAGTTATTTAACCGACAATAAACCCATTCCGGTTGCGCCTGTACAAGTTGCTATTGGCGTCCCTGCTGAATTATTGCGACGACGGCCGGACATTCGCCTTGCCGAACGTCAGCTTGCTACCCAGAGTGCCTTGATTGGTGTAGCCAAAGCCGATTTGTATCCGCATTTTTCCCTGCTGGGCTCCATCAGTTTGAGAGCTAGCGATGCCGCACTGACTTATGCCTCGATGGGCGGCAGTACCTTGGGGCAACTTTTTAACGCCAAGAGTTTTCAGTATTTTATCGGCCCCAGTATTTCCTGGGATATTTTCAATTATGGCCGAATCACCAATCAGGTACGGGTTGAAGATGCCCGTTTTCAATCCTTGGTGGGTGTTTATCGTAATACCGTGCTTAACGCCGCTAAAGAAGCGGAAGACTCAACCGCCGGTTTTTTAAATGCCCAACAACAACGCGACCAATTGCAGCTTAGCTATGCGGCCGCCAAACGCTCTACCGACCTGTCTCTGTATCAATACAGCGAGGGACTGGTGGATTATCAGCGAGTACTTGACTCGCAACGTACGTTGGCCACCTCGCAATCAGCATTGGCCAGTACTACCGGCAATATCGCCATTAACTTGATCGCGCTCTATAAGGCGGTAGGTGGTGGTTGGGAAACCCGGACAGAACAAGATTTTGTTCCAGAAGCGATTAAGAAGACAATGGCCGAGCGTAGCAACTGGGGCAGCTTAATGCAGCCCAAACAACTGGATTTATCTGAACAGGACAAGCGTAAACAATGGCGCTTTCCGGATTGGTAA
- a CDS encoding potassium channel family protein gives MTKDSTVRIGKHEISRFRFLLGSLMMMIGLRPLLDEWLGERIWADVSTDIFFAFALISGLHAISGQPRQLRFCLLLISTIIILRSFHYTLHIQMPVFDKAQMVVGAIFLVQMLIMIWVHIVKENEVTLDLIMAAACAYILLGMVWAYAYYFLENFHPGSFNIVENSTDDLVDFNYYSFVTLTTVGYGDILAITRAARALSIFEAITGQLYLAIMISRLVGLHASQSGNNNRK, from the coding sequence ATGACTAAAGATTCGACTGTACGTATTGGCAAGCATGAGATTAGTCGATTTCGCTTTTTGCTGGGGTCATTGATGATGATGATTGGTTTGCGGCCGTTACTGGACGAATGGCTTGGCGAACGCATCTGGGCGGATGTGAGTACCGATATTTTCTTTGCCTTTGCTTTGATATCCGGCCTCCATGCTATCAGCGGTCAGCCCAGGCAGCTTCGGTTTTGTCTGTTGCTAATTAGTACCATCATCATTCTGCGCTCGTTTCATTATACATTGCACATTCAAATGCCTGTTTTTGATAAAGCTCAAATGGTTGTCGGAGCAATTTTTCTCGTGCAAATGTTAATCATGATTTGGGTACATATCGTAAAGGAAAATGAAGTCACATTAGACTTGATCATGGCCGCTGCCTGCGCTTATATCTTGCTGGGAATGGTCTGGGCTTATGCCTATTACTTTTTGGAAAACTTCCATCCCGGTTCTTTCAATATTGTTGAAAATTCGACTGATGATCTGGTGGATTTTAATTATTACAGTTTTGTAACCCTAACCACGGTGGGTTACGGAGATATTCTTGCCATAACCCGAGCTGCTCGGGCACTTTCTATTTTCGAAGCCATCACCGGCCAACTTTATTTGGCGATTATGATCAGCCGTTTGGTGGGCTTACACGCCTCGCAAAGCGGAAACAACAACAGAAAATAA